The following is a genomic window from Mycolicibacterium sp. TY81.
GATGGCACGGCGCTGAAGAACTCGAACATCGCAATGTCGCGTTCGATGCCTACCAGTACGTCGACGGTGGCTATGCCCGCCGTGCGCGCACGGCCCTCATCGCATGTTCGGGCCTTGCGCTGCTCTGGTTTTCGACGGCATCGCATCTGTACCGCAACGACGCGACGGTGCAGCGTCGCCGTCCGTGGCCCCTCGAGTACATCCGCGCCGCCCATCATGGATTGGTGCCGGGGGTGTCCTTCCTGTTCTCGCAGATGTACTACTACCTACGACCGGGTTTTCACCCGTCGACGATGGGCGACATCAGCAAGGCAGTGCAGTACCTGGCGGTATCGCCCGCGGCGCAGGCGGCACACGCATGAACGAGCTACTCGATCAGCCGACATCTGTCGATGAACCGACGCCAGCGCTCAGGGCCATGGCGCAGTTGGCCCGCGGCTATTCGCGGTTGTTCACCGAGAGCCGGATCGCGGACCGCTTGTCACCGGGCCGTCCGGTACGCCGGGCCGGATACGACGCGCGGCTCGAAGTTGTTGCGGCGGAACGCGTAGCCGACGACGTCGTCAGCCTGACCTTGAGCCGGGCCGACCGTTCACCGCTCCCGCGCTGGACGCCGGGCGCGCACATCGACGTGTTCACCCCGGCCGGCCGGCAACGGCACTACTCGCTGGTCGGTGACCAATTCGACCCCCTCCACTATCGAATCGCCGTGCGGCGGATCCCCGACGGCTCGGGTTCGGCCGAGCTGCACCGCGTCCGGGTCGGCGACACGCTGCGTATCCGGGGTCCCCGCAACGCGTTCAGCCTGGCCCCCGCTGACGAGTACGTGTTCATCGCCGGCGGGATCGGCATCACGCCGATCCTGCCGATGGTGCGTGCGGCGGCATCCGGCCCGGTCCCCTGGCGCCTGGTGTACACCGGGCGTTCGCGCGCATCGATGCCCTTCATCGACGAGCTCACCGAGCTCGGGCACGACCGGGTGCTC
Proteins encoded in this region:
- a CDS encoding PDR/VanB family oxidoreductase, coding for MNELLDQPTSVDEPTPALRAMAQLARGYSRLFTESRIADRLSPGRPVRRAGYDARLEVVAAERVADDVVSLTLSRADRSPLPRWTPGAHIDVFTPAGRQRHYSLVGDQFDPLHYRIAVRRIPDGSGSAELHRVRVGDTLRIRGPRNAFSLAPADEYVFIAGGIGITPILPMVRAAASGPVPWRLVYTGRSRASMPFIDELTELGHDRVLIRPDDHYGTPDLAELCTAASSRAAFYVCGPPAMIERARDVAAATAPGRTAEFHSERFTAAPIVDGRAFTVQLTESGLTVDVAADESVLAAIRRVKPDVQYSCQQGFCGACRVRLVDGVVEHRDRVLTPDQHGDSMMICVSRAQGDSISVAL